In Pseudomonas sp. P5_109, the genomic window CTGGCCATGAAGTAGCTGCGCGACGGATCCAGCAGCTTGAGGTAGCTGTCGTAGATGATCACCGAGCGCGCGTCATCGAGTGGCGGCTTGCTGTAGTGGTGGCGCTTGAGCAACTCCACGACGTTCAGGCTGGCGATCACTTCGTCACGATCGGGTTGAAGCTTGTCCCAGCTATTGGCTGCGAATGTATTGCTCGACATCGGCAGCAAGCCGATACCGATGAATAGGGCGAGGGCAGTGCTGGGGAACAGATGCTTCATGCTGATTCGACGCGGGGACAATTGATAACGCATATTAGGCCGTCTTTGAAGTCGCCGGATCTTTGGGAACCGGTCGCATAATGCAAAAAGCCCGACGCTATAGCTTCGGGCTCAGTCCAGACTCACTATGGAGGCACTGTGAAAGCATTGCAAGGCGTTGACGGTCAAGTGGTGTGGGTTGATGAACCGAGTCCTGCGTGCGATGTAGGACAAGTTCGTATACGAGTGGCGGCATCGGGCCTCAATCGCGCCGATTTGTTGCAGAAAGCCGGTCTATACCCGCCACCACCAGGGGCCAGCCAAGTGCTCGGTCTAGAGTGCTCGGGGGTGATCAGCGAGGTCGGCGCCGGGTCCTCCTGGCAGGTTGGCGATCGGGTTTGCGCCTTGCTGGCCGGGGGCGGGATGGCCGAAGAGGTGGTTGTCGACGGGCGGCATGTGCTGCCGGTTCCCGACGGAGTGTCACTGGTCGAAGCGGCGGCATTGCCCGAAGTTTATGCAACAGTCTGGTTGAATTTGTTTCAACTGGCTGCGCTCAAGCCGGGTCAGAAGGTTCTGCTGCACGCGGGAGCAAGTGGAATCGGTTCAGCGGCCATTCAGCTGTGCAAGGCCTTCGGCAATCCGTGCTGGGTCAGTGTCGGTTCCGCCGAGCGGCTGGCGTACTGCGAAGCGCTGGGTGCCCAGGGCGGCGTGGTGCGTGACGGTAATCTGGAAAGCTTGCGGGACCTGGGGCCGTTCGACGTGATTCTCGATCCGGTGGGCGGCAATTACTCGGCATTGAACCTCAAGCTGCTGGCCCAGGATGGCCGCTGGGTGCTGATCGGCCTGATGGGCGGCCGCGAGGCCAAGCTCGATCTGGCCCAGGTACTGGCCAAGCGCGTGCAGTTGCTGGGCTCGACCCTGCGCAGCCGTGATGATCAGTTCAAGGCCGATCTGTTCAGTGATCTAAGCCAGCACGTGTGGCCGTTGTTTGCCGAGGGGCGCTTGAGCCCGCAACTGGCCAGGACATTCCCGATCAAGGATGCGGAGGCCGCGTTTGCCGAGCTGGCGAGCAATACCGTGGCGGGGAAGGTGGTGTTGGTGATTGACGAGAGTCTGAGCTGACAACACGGCACCTGTGGGAGCGGGCTTGCTCGCGAAGGCGTCGTGTCTGTCAATACATCGTTGAATGACACACCGCTTTCGCGAGCAAGCCCGCTCCCACAGGGGACTTCGATTACTTCCAGAGATGGATCGGCCAGCCTGCCTTTTCGGCGTGCTCAAGCAACACCGGATCCGGGTTCACCACATGCGGGAAATCCACCTTGAGCAACAGCGGCAGATCGTTGCGTGAGTCGGAATAGAAGCTCGCGCCTTCGAGGTTTTCCTCCTCTGCATCCAGCCACTCCAACAAGCGGGTGATCTTGCCTTCGCGGTAGGTCAGGGTGCCGACGGTATGGCCGGTGTAAACACCGTGCGCCACTTCCAGTTCGATGCCCAGAATTTCGTCGATGCCCAGGCGCGCGGCGATGGGGCCGACCAAATGGGTGCCCGAGGCAGAGATCACCAGAATCCGGTCGCCAGCCTTGCGATGAGCCGCGATGGTTTGGGTGGCGTCACTGAAAATGATTGGCTCGATGTGGTCTTCCACCCACGGTCCGACCAGATGGTCGACCTCTTCTGGCGTACGGCCGATCATCGGCTCGAGGCTGAAGGTCATGTAGTCCTCCATGCGCA contains:
- a CDS encoding zinc-binding dehydrogenase codes for the protein MKALQGVDGQVVWVDEPSPACDVGQVRIRVAASGLNRADLLQKAGLYPPPPGASQVLGLECSGVISEVGAGSSWQVGDRVCALLAGGGMAEEVVVDGRHVLPVPDGVSLVEAAALPEVYATVWLNLFQLAALKPGQKVLLHAGASGIGSAAIQLCKAFGNPCWVSVGSAERLAYCEALGAQGGVVRDGNLESLRDLGPFDVILDPVGGNYSALNLKLLAQDGRWVLIGLMGGREAKLDLAQVLAKRVQLLGSTLRSRDDQFKADLFSDLSQHVWPLFAEGRLSPQLARTFPIKDAEAAFAELASNTVAGKVVLVIDESLS
- a CDS encoding HAD family hydrolase; the protein is MALAIFDLDETLIHGDCATLWSEQMGRLGWVDAESFMRQNNELMDAYSHGKLRMEDYMTFSLEPMIGRTPEEVDHLVGPWVEDHIEPIIFSDATQTIAAHRKAGDRILVISASGTHLVGPIAARLGIDEILGIELEVAHGVYTGHTVGTLTYREGKITRLLEWLDAEEENLEGASFYSDSRNDLPLLLKVDFPHVVNPDPVLLEHAEKAGWPIHLWK